The Streptomyces uncialis genomic interval CCGGACCGGGTGGGCCAGCGCCATCAGCCGCTTCTCCACCAGCTCGGACGTGCCCGGTCCTGGCCGCACCTCCGGCGAGGCGACCGGGTACCCGACCACGGGACGCCACCCCGGCGCGTGCCGCACGATCAGATGCGGCCACCCGAACGCGCTCGGTACGAACGTGACACCGGGGGCGACACCCTGCTGTACGGCGTCCGCGCGGGCGTGGGACAACTTGTCGACGGTGATGCGCCGGCCCCGTGCGTCCTCCTCCAGGGCCACGGTCGGGGAGACCGCCTTGAGCGCGTCCGTGAGGCTCCTGCGGCGCAGCAACTCTCCCTTCTCCGCCGCGTCGGCGGAGAGTTGCGGGAGCACGCGCTGCCAGACCCCCGCGAAGAACGCCTCGTCGCAGTCCTCCAGCAGCCGTCTGATCCAGGCGCGGGCCGCCGCCGGGTCCCTCAGCAGACGCTGTGCGAAATCGAGTTGCCGGGGGCCGCGCGCCGACGCCCGCTCCAGCGCGGCGTCCCGGGCCGCGTCGTCCACCAGCGGGGAGCGCCCGCCCGCGCCGCGCAGCTCGCAGCCCGCCGCGTTGATCTCCAGCGCGGCCCCGACGTACGTCTCGTCGTCCAGCTCGTCCACC includes:
- a CDS encoding DUF5937 family protein, which gives rise to MSVDIDITGLPQERVTFGPSPLAELGAALHVLSEPGHHPGLRGWAASTAAGLEPDLLSRMAEAEFLWRSTRSDILLPGRPAPSATLARELDMVDELDDETYVGAALEINAAGCELRGAGGRSPLVDDAARDAALERASARGPRQLDFAQRLLRDPAAARAWIRRLLEDCDEAFFAGVWQRVLPQLSADAAEKGELLRRRSLTDALKAVSPTVALEEDARGRRITVDKLSHARADAVQQGVAPGVTFVPSAFGWPHLIVRHAPGWRPVVGYPVASPEVRPGPGTSELVEKRLMALAHPVRIRLCWELARAPCTTSELAKGFGMTAPEVSRHLKALREAGMLTTRRHGRYVQHQLDVGVVARLGGDFLEAILR